GTTTATTGAATAATAGCAACTTGAATTATAAAATTGTTAGTCAGGAAAATGGTGGAGTAAGTAAAGCAAGAAATACTGGGATTAATCATAGTAGAGGAAAATATATATATATGCTAGATTCTGATGATTTTATAGAACCGGAATTATTAGAAAAGATGAATAAAAAATTAGAGGAAAATAAATTAGACATAGTATTTTGTGGATATGACATGGTGGATGAGTATAATAATCAGCTCTTTAGTTATAATGATAAATTTAATTATTTAGATAGCATTATAAGTGGAATAGATGCATTCAATTTAATAATTAACCAGAAGATAATATTATGTACAGGAAGTGCTATTTATAAATCAGAATTAATAAATAAATATAATATTAGACATTATGAGCATTGTAGTAATGGTGAAGATCAAGAATTTCAGATTAAATCTCTAATACATGCTAGTAGAGTAGGATGTGTTAATGAAATATTACTGCATTATTTTCAAAGAAGAGAATCTATGACACATAGTACATCCCTAAAAAGATTTGCTGTATTAGGCGCTATGAAAAGAATAGAAAAATATTTGAAGAATTTAGATTTTGATATAAAATATATTAATTATTTTAAGCACCAAAAATATGCAAGAGAATTTATTCTTAATTTTTCCGGAGTAGCTACTGAGTGTAACAGCATTGATATTCTAATACCATTGATTAAAAATAAAAATAATAAAAAAAGATTAAAAAAATATAAATTAGATTCTTTTAACTTTTTTGATATTAAAATATGGATAGGAATAAATCTATATAAAATCAATCCTTTAATATATGCAAAGTTTTTGAATGAAATATATAGACATAAGAAAAATTAGGTGAATTTTTAGTAGTAGGAACAAGATATTTTATATTAAAATATGCAAATTATTAAAAATTAAAGGCGTTGAAGTATTATTACATATAGAATATTTATGATTTTATTTTAATTTAAAGATGAGAAGGTGATTGGTATTGAGCTTGATAAGTATTATAGTACCTGTATATAATGTTGAAAAATATATCCATGAATGCATAGATAGTATAATTAATCAAACCTATAGTAATATAGAAATAATATTAGTAAATGATGGTTCCACAGATAATAGTGGTAATATATGTGAAAAATACGAGAAAAAAGATAATAGAATTAAAGTAGTACATAAAAAAAATGGAGGCCTAAGCGATGCTAGAAATGTAGGAATAGATATTTCTAATGGAGATTATATTTGCTTTATAGACAGCGATGATTGGATTAATTTAGACATGATTGAAAACTTATATAATCTTATAATTAGATATAATGCTGACATTGCTCAAAGTGATTATGTAGAAGTTTATAATAAGGATAGTATGTCAAAAAATGCAATAAAAGAAGATATAAAGTTCTATAATTCAAATGATATGTTGGAATGTCTATATGGAGAAGAGTATGTTAAAACTGTAGTTGTATGGAATAAAATGTATAAAAAAGAATTATTTAATCAAATTAGATTTCCAAAAGGAAAATTACATGAAGATGAATTTACTACATATAAAATAATACATAAAGCTAATATGATAATTGATAGCAACTTACCTTTATATTATTATAGACAAAGAGAAAATAGTATAATGAATAGCAACTTTAATATTAAAAGACTTGATGCTATAGATGCTTGCATAGAACAAAAAAAATATTTTAAAAAATGTGGTTTAAGAATGTTTGAAAATAAAGTAGATGCTAAAATGTGTGGACTTTTCAAATATTTATATCTCAAAGCAAGTCAAAGTAATTTACATAATAGAACTGAAGTTTTAAGTAAGCTTAATGATAATATGAAAAAAAATTATATTTCATTCATTTTAAATAAAGAAATTAAGTTGATGGGGAAAATGTCGCTTACATTAGCTATTTTAAATAGAAATATATTTTGTAATTTATATAGCAAGCATATAAATAATAAATTTAAAGGATAATAATAAAATGAAGAAAATGATATACAAGTTATTAAATAGACAAAAAATAAATAAACTAAAATATAAAATTGGAATTATATATAATTATAAATTCAGAAAATTTAAAAATAAAAAAAAGATATTAGTGTCTTTAATACCGACTCATGGAAATCTAGGGGATCATGCCATAGCATATGCATCTATTAAATATTTATCAGAAAAATTTCCTAATTATGAAATAATAGAGATTAACTTTTCAGAGACTTACAAATACGGAAAAGCATATGAAAAGATAATAAATAAAGATGATATAGTATGTATTATAGGTGGAGGAAATATGGGAAATCAGTATATGGATGATGAAAATATAAGAAGACATATGATATCTAAATTTAAAAATGTAAAAGTAGTTTCACTTCCACAGACTATTTATTTTACTAAAGATGAAAATGGTATAAAAGAATTTGAAATAAGTAAAAAAATATATAATGAAAATAAAAACTTAGTCGTAATAGGAAGAGAAGACAAATCATATGAGATTATGAAACAGTCATTTACAGAATGTAAAGTAATTAAAAATCCTGATATGGTATTTTATTTAAATAATAAAATTAATATACATCAATGTGAAAGAAAAAATATAATGACTTGTTTAAGAAAAGATAAGGAAAGCTATATATCGATACACAAGAAAGAAGAATTTTTAAAACAATTAAAACAAAAGTTTAAAGATATTATAGTGACAGATACAGTAGTAGATTATCAAGTAAGCCAAACTGAAAGAGAGAGAGAACTATTTAAATTATGGACTAAATTTTATAACTCGAGAGTAGTTATAACAGATAGACTTCATGGTATGATATTTTGTGCAATAACAAAAACACCTTGTATAGTAACTAGAAGTTTAGATCATAAAGTTATAGAAAGTTATAAATGGATAAAAGATTTAAATTATATAAGGATGGTTGATGGGTTAAACTTTAATGAAATAGAGCCTATAATTGAAGAACTAATGAACTTAAATACTATAGATAAATTTGATTTAAATAAAAATTATTTTGATATATTAATAGATTATATAAAATAAAAATATTTTAAATTAATATTTTTAAAACCCATAGCCAATATGCAAATATAATTTATATGGAGTAATACGGAGGGTGAGATGCAAACGTTAGAAATAAATAGAAATAGACAATTAGCTATTAACATATCAAGTAGTTTAGTTGCTTTTGCAGTGAACTTAATAATAAACTTTTTTTTATCACCATACATTGTAAATACAATCGGAGTAGAAGCAAATGGATTTATATCGCTTGCTAATACATTTATTACTTATGCTACTTTAGTAACAATTGCCCTAAATTCTATGTCAGGAAGATTTATAACAATAGCCATACATAAGAATGATTATAAATTAGCGAATAAATACTATAATGCTGTATTTGGAGGAAATTTAATTATAACTATAGTGTTAATTATACCATCAATTTTAACGATTGCTAAATTAGATAGCTTAATAAATATACCCTTAAACTTAATAACTGATGTCAAAATATTATTTTCGATTTTATTCATAAATTTTTTTATAGCAACTGCATTACCTAATTGGTCTACGGCTATGTTTGCAACTAATAAAATTCACATTAATTCTATAAGGGGAGTTGAATCTAATTTAATAAAAGTGATACTTATACTTATATCTTTTTTATTATTTAAACCTAAAGTCTATTATGTAGGACTAGCTACACTAATATCATCTCTGTATGTAACTATTTTTTCAAAATACTATCAAGTAAAGTTACTGCCAGATTTAAATATAAAATATAAGTACTTTGAATGGAAATATGTAAAAAAGTTAGTATCTTCAGGGATTTGGAATACTATAAATCAAGCAGGACAGATGCTACTAAGTGGATTAGACTTATTAATTGCTAATTTATTTATAGGTCCTATAGAAATGGGTTTATTAGCTCTGGCTAAAACGATACCTAATGTAATAGTAAATTTAGCAGGAACTTTAAATGGTGTTTTTGCACCAGCATTAACTATTGATTATGCAAATGATAATAAAAATGCATTGAAAAATAGTTTAAAGCAGGGCATGAAATTAACAGGAATTATACTTACCATACCTCTAACAATTCTTATTTTATATGGAAAGGAATTTTATCAACTGTGGGTACCTAGTGAAAATGCAAGTATATTACATATATTATCTGTATTAACTTGTTTTGGTCTAATTTTTACAAGTGGAACTCAATGTCTTTATAATATTTTCACTGTAACAAATAAAGTTAAAACAAATTCACTTTTATTGCTAAGCTCAGGGGCTATAAGTACTGTTATTGTTTTTATATTATTAAATACAACAGATTTAGGAGTTTTTGCAATAGCGGGAGTAAGTTCAACTATCAACTTAATTAGAAATATGATATATACAATTCCATTTACAGCTAAGTGTTTAGGATTGGAGTGGAATACGTTTTTTCCTGAAGTGTTTAGTTCAGTATTGAGTGTAATTACATTAACTATAATAGGTAGTACAATAAAGGGATTTATTATAGTAGATTCATGGAAAATATTAATAATATCATGCCTATTGATGAGTATGACTGGATTAATAATAAATATGATAATTGTATTAAGTAAGGATGAACGCAAATATTTAATTGATAAGATAATAAATAAAGTGAAACTATTTTAATTATAGAGAAGAGGTAAATTAAAATGAATAGCCTAGAAATAAATAGTATAAAAATTAATAACAATCAAATAATTTATGACTATAAAATAATAGGTGAATGGAATAAATATTTTAATGAAAATGAAAAATTATATATCGAATATAATGAAAATATAGAGGGTACACCATATGGAGTAGCGGTAATTCCATTTTTATGTAATATTTTACCTATAGCATGGATATTTGATGCTCAAATATCATTGGATGAAATTGATAGAGATTTCTATTTAAGTATACCCAAATTTAAAGAAGGTTATATAAATATGTATCCGAAAATACAATTTTTAGGTAAAATTAAGCCTAATATAGTTGTTGATTACAAAAAAGAATATTCAGATAAGAGTTTATGCTTATTTAGTGGAGGTGTAGATGCATTTAATACTTTTCTCTCACATATAAATGAAAGACCTAGTATTGCTACTGTATGGGGAGCAGATGTAAAGTTAAGTGATGAACAGGGGTGGAATAAGGTATTATCTCATGCCAAGAATACATCATGCTTATATAATGTTGAAAGTAAATTTATAAAATCAAATTTCAGAACATTTATAAATGAATATGAACTTACCATATCAATTTTTAAAAAAGCAAAAGATGGATGGTGGCATGGATTTCAACATGGGATTGGAATGATAGGTCTTATTGCACCAATAACGTATAAAGATAATATATCTAAAGTGTATATAGCTGCATCTTTTACAATAAATGAAAAGGGTAAAGTAACTTGTGCTTCAGATCCAACAATAGATAATAATGTTAAATTTTGTGGCTGTGGTGTAGAACATGATGGTTATGATGTGAGTAGACAGCAAAAAATTAAATTTATATGTGAATATGCGATAGAAAATAGTATTAATATTCCATTAAGAGTATGTTGGGAGTCAAAGGGAGGTTCTAATTGTTGTAGATGTGAAAAATGCTACAGAACATTATTTGGTATAATAGCTGAAAAACAAGATCCACGACAATTTGGATTTTATTACTCAGATGAAGAACTTAAAATTATGATTAAAGATTTAAAAAATAAAGTTTATATTGGAAATTTTAGATGGAAATATATACAAGATGTGTTTAGAAAAAATTATACTGTAGAACAAGTTGATAAAAATT
Above is a genomic segment from Romboutsia lituseburensis containing:
- a CDS encoding glycosyltransferase family 2 protein yields the protein MNIAISVIIPCYNCENYIERTIESIKNQTFENFELIIIDDGSTDNSISVCDRLLNNSNLNYKIVSQENGGVSKARNTGINHSRGKYIYMLDSDDFIEPELLEKMNKKLEENKLDIVFCGYDMVDEYNNQLFSYNDKFNYLDSIISGIDAFNLIINQKIILCTGSAIYKSELINKYNIRHYEHCSNGEDQEFQIKSLIHASRVGCVNEILLHYFQRRESMTHSTSLKRFAVLGAMKRIEKYLKNLDFDIKYINYFKHQKYAREFILNFSGVATECNSIDILIPLIKNKNNKKRLKKYKLDSFNFFDIKIWIGINLYKINPLIYAKFLNEIYRHKKN
- a CDS encoding glycosyltransferase family 2 protein, coding for MSLISIIVPVYNVEKYIHECIDSIINQTYSNIEIILVNDGSTDNSGNICEKYEKKDNRIKVVHKKNGGLSDARNVGIDISNGDYICFIDSDDWINLDMIENLYNLIIRYNADIAQSDYVEVYNKDSMSKNAIKEDIKFYNSNDMLECLYGEEYVKTVVVWNKMYKKELFNQIRFPKGKLHEDEFTTYKIIHKANMIIDSNLPLYYYRQRENSIMNSNFNIKRLDAIDACIEQKKYFKKCGLRMFENKVDAKMCGLFKYLYLKASQSNLHNRTEVLSKLNDNMKKNYISFILNKEIKLMGKMSLTLAILNRNIFCNLYSKHINNKFKG
- a CDS encoding polysaccharide pyruvyl transferase family protein, whose product is MKKMIYKLLNRQKINKLKYKIGIIYNYKFRKFKNKKKILVSLIPTHGNLGDHAIAYASIKYLSEKFPNYEIIEINFSETYKYGKAYEKIINKDDIVCIIGGGNMGNQYMDDENIRRHMISKFKNVKVVSLPQTIYFTKDENGIKEFEISKKIYNENKNLVVIGREDKSYEIMKQSFTECKVIKNPDMVFYLNNKINIHQCERKNIMTCLRKDKESYISIHKKEEFLKQLKQKFKDIIVTDTVVDYQVSQTERERELFKLWTKFYNSRVVITDRLHGMIFCAITKTPCIVTRSLDHKVIESYKWIKDLNYIRMVDGLNFNEIEPIIEELMNLNTIDKFDLNKNYFDILIDYIK
- a CDS encoding oligosaccharide flippase family protein, translated to MQTLEINRNRQLAINISSSLVAFAVNLIINFFLSPYIVNTIGVEANGFISLANTFITYATLVTIALNSMSGRFITIAIHKNDYKLANKYYNAVFGGNLIITIVLIIPSILTIAKLDSLINIPLNLITDVKILFSILFINFFIATALPNWSTAMFATNKIHINSIRGVESNLIKVILILISFLLFKPKVYYVGLATLISSLYVTIFSKYYQVKLLPDLNIKYKYFEWKYVKKLVSSGIWNTINQAGQMLLSGLDLLIANLFIGPIEMGLLALAKTIPNVIVNLAGTLNGVFAPALTIDYANDNKNALKNSLKQGMKLTGIILTIPLTILILYGKEFYQLWVPSENASILHILSVLTCFGLIFTSGTQCLYNIFTVTNKVKTNSLLLLSSGAISTVIVFILLNTTDLGVFAIAGVSSTINLIRNMIYTIPFTAKCLGLEWNTFFPEVFSSVLSVITLTIIGSTIKGFIIVDSWKILIISCLLMSMTGLIINMIIVLSKDERKYLIDKIINKVKLF